The following coding sequences lie in one Prochlorococcus marinus XMU1411 genomic window:
- a CDS encoding NAD(P)H dehydrogenase subunit NdhS: protein MNLSIKPILPGSFVVVKDTNSIYRGYKGFVQRVTNKRAAVLFEGGNWDKLITFQLKNLEIA from the coding sequence ATGAATTTATCTATTAAACCCATACTTCCAGGTTCTTTTGTTGTTGTAAAAGACACTAACTCTATATATAGAGGATATAAAGGATTTGTACAGAGAGTTACAAATAAAAGAGCAGCTGTTCTTTTTGAAGGGGGCAATTGGGATAAACTCATAACTTTTCAGCTAAAGAATTTAGAAATTGCATAA
- the rimM gene encoding ribosome maturation factor RimM (Essential for efficient processing of 16S rRNA): MINKNEWLIVGLITSCHGINGQVRVKSLSDFEERFLKPGMRWLQKENEPPSKIELLSGFKQPGKEIFIVKLQGINTRSHAEQFKNFKILVKTDKLPKLKKEEFHLLELINLEVKTLENDELKLIGKVINLENEKNNLLIIELFNNQKKVLIPFVKEIVPLVDIKNNFLIINPPNGLLEL, from the coding sequence ATGATAAATAAGAATGAATGGTTGATTGTTGGACTAATAACATCCTGTCATGGAATTAATGGACAGGTAAGAGTTAAATCTCTAAGTGATTTTGAAGAAAGATTTTTAAAGCCAGGAATGAGATGGTTACAAAAAGAGAATGAACCTCCCTCTAAAATTGAACTTTTATCTGGTTTCAAACAGCCGGGTAAAGAAATTTTTATAGTTAAGCTCCAAGGAATAAATACAAGAAGTCATGCAGAGCAATTTAAAAATTTTAAAATTCTCGTAAAAACTGATAAGCTACCAAAATTAAAAAAGGAAGAATTCCACTTGTTGGAACTTATAAATCTGGAGGTTAAGACTTTAGAAAATGATGAACTAAAACTAATTGGAAAAGTTATTAATTTAGAAAATGAGAAAAATAATTTGCTTATTATTGAACTATTTAACAATCAAAAAAAAGTTCTTATACCTTTTGTCAAAGAAATAGTTCCATTAGTAGATATAAAAAATAATTTTTTAATCATCAATCCTCCTAATGGACTTTTAGAGCTATAA
- the glmS gene encoding glutamine--fructose-6-phosphate transaminase (isomerizing): MCGIVAVTGYKKALPLLMNGLEKLEYRGYDSAGIAIINSETNCISCNKAEGKLKNLKSNLNDHNIPGTVGIGHTRWATHGKPEVKNAHPHTDSSGTIAVVQNGIIENFQDLKNKLEEEGIIFNSDTDTEVIPHLIQRELNTLSKLNLENNGSTLLIAVRNVISDLEGSYALAVLWAGAPTSLVVARRQAPLIIGLGEGEFICASDTPAIANFTNIILPMEDEEIALLTPLGIEIYDSNNERQYRNPVSLKVSEQIMDKMNFKHYMLKEIYDQPETAQNWLDNYLIKNLDNDQYQINYPFDTEFFESIERIEIIACGTSKHAAMVGSFLLEQFSGIPTNVFYASEFRYSPPPLLPNTLTIGVTQSGETADTIAAIDMEIKRRSSIEDKKFQPNLIAITNRKESSIGRQVSNIIDICAGIEVGVAATKTFFAQLLSFYGLAIKFAQIKGNQSPAEIGKLINELKELPPLLEDLLEKHNKSSEKLAHDFFNIKDVIFLGRGINYPIALEGALKLKEISYIHAAGYPAGEMKHGPIALLDKKVPVISIASPGEVFDKVISNAQEAKARDSYLIGIAPECNGTEIFDYLMKVPTSNEWISPLVNIVPLQLLSYHIAAHRGLDVDQPRNLAKSVTVE; the protein is encoded by the coding sequence ATGTGTGGAATAGTAGCTGTAACTGGATATAAAAAGGCTTTACCATTATTAATGAATGGTTTAGAAAAACTTGAATATAGAGGTTATGATTCTGCGGGTATTGCAATTATAAATTCTGAAACAAATTGTATTTCTTGTAATAAAGCAGAAGGAAAACTGAAAAATTTGAAAAGTAATCTTAATGATCATAATATTCCTGGAACTGTAGGTATTGGTCATACTCGATGGGCAACTCATGGAAAGCCTGAGGTTAAAAATGCACATCCTCATACCGATAGCTCAGGAACCATAGCAGTTGTTCAAAATGGCATCATCGAAAATTTCCAAGATTTAAAAAATAAATTAGAGGAAGAGGGTATTATTTTTAATTCTGATACTGATACCGAGGTAATTCCCCATCTCATTCAAAGAGAGTTAAATACATTAAGTAAACTTAATCTTGAGAATAATGGTTCAACATTATTAATAGCTGTGAGAAATGTAATATCTGATTTAGAGGGATCTTATGCTTTGGCAGTTTTATGGGCTGGTGCTCCAACCTCTTTGGTAGTTGCAAGAAGACAAGCGCCCTTGATTATTGGTTTGGGTGAAGGAGAATTTATTTGTGCTAGTGATACTCCAGCTATTGCAAACTTTACTAATATTATTCTGCCTATGGAGGATGAAGAAATAGCTTTATTAACTCCGCTTGGAATTGAAATATATGATTCAAACAACGAGAGACAATACCGAAATCCAGTTTCTTTAAAAGTCTCAGAGCAAATAATGGATAAGATGAATTTCAAACACTATATGCTAAAAGAGATATATGATCAGCCTGAAACAGCACAAAACTGGTTGGATAATTATTTAATTAAAAACTTAGATAATGACCAATATCAAATCAACTATCCTTTTGATACAGAGTTTTTTGAATCAATTGAAAGAATTGAAATTATTGCTTGTGGCACAAGTAAACATGCTGCAATGGTGGGCAGCTTTTTATTAGAACAGTTTTCAGGTATTCCTACAAATGTCTTCTATGCAAGCGAATTTCGATATTCACCACCTCCACTATTGCCAAATACATTAACTATCGGAGTCACTCAATCTGGTGAAACTGCTGATACAATTGCGGCTATCGATATGGAAATTAAAAGACGTTCTTCAATTGAAGATAAAAAATTTCAACCCAATCTTATTGCAATAACAAATAGAAAAGAGAGTTCCATAGGAAGGCAGGTTTCAAATATAATTGATATCTGTGCAGGAATAGAAGTTGGAGTTGCAGCAACAAAAACTTTTTTTGCTCAATTACTTTCTTTTTATGGATTAGCCATAAAATTTGCTCAAATTAAAGGAAATCAAAGTCCTGCTGAAATAGGTAAATTAATAAATGAACTTAAAGAACTTCCACCATTACTGGAAGATCTCTTAGAGAAACATAATAAATCTTCAGAAAAACTTGCACATGACTTTTTTAATATTAAAGATGTTATTTTTTTAGGAAGAGGAATAAATTATCCAATTGCTCTCGAAGGCGCGTTAAAACTTAAAGAAATTAGTTACATACATGCAGCTGGATATCCTGCTGGTGAAATGAAACATGGTCCAATAGCTTTATTAGATAAAAAAGTACCTGTAATTTCAATTGCCTCCCCTGGTGAGGTTTTTGATAAAGTTATAAGCAATGCTCAAGAAGCAAAAGCTAGAGATTCATATTTGATTGGGATTGCTCCTGAATGTAATGGAACAGAAATCTTTGATTATTTAATGAAAGTACCCACCTCAAATGAATGGATTTCACCTCTGGTTAATATAGTCCCTTTACAATTATTGAGTTACCATATTGCAGCTCATAGAGGCCTTGACGTGGATCAACCAAGAAATTTAGCTAAAAGTGTAACTGTGGAATGA
- the psaC gene encoding photosystem I iron-sulfur center protein PsaC: MSHAVKIYDTCIGCTQCVRACPLDVLEMVPWDGCKAGQIASSPRTEDCVGCKRCETACPTDFLSIRVYLGDETSRSMGLAY, translated from the coding sequence ATGTCACACGCAGTTAAAATTTATGACACTTGCATTGGATGTACCCAATGTGTAAGGGCTTGCCCACTTGATGTTTTAGAGATGGTTCCCTGGGATGGCTGTAAAGCTGGCCAAATAGCTTCATCTCCTAGAACAGAAGATTGTGTAGGTTGCAAAAGATGTGAAACGGCATGTCCAACAGACTTCTTAAGTATTCGTGTTTATTTAGGAGATGAAACTTCTAGGAGTATGGGCTTAGCATATTAA
- the acpP gene encoding acyl carrier protein has product MSQEILEKVCSIVSEQLSVESGEVKSDSNFQNDLGADSLDTVELVMALEEAFDIEIPDEAAEGIATVGDAVKFIEEKKG; this is encoded by the coding sequence ATGTCACAAGAAATCCTCGAAAAAGTTTGTTCTATTGTTTCAGAACAATTAAGCGTTGAATCAGGAGAAGTGAAATCAGATTCAAATTTCCAAAATGATTTAGGTGCCGATTCTCTAGATACCGTTGAACTCGTAATGGCTTTAGAAGAAGCATTTGATATTGAAATTCCTGATGAAGCAGCTGAAGGAATAGCAACTGTTGGCGATGCAGTAAAATTCATCGAAGAAAAAAAAGGTTAA
- the fabF gene encoding beta-ketoacyl-ACP synthase II, with amino-acid sequence MPNFHRVVITGIGAVTPIGNNIDEYLVGLQTGTNGVSGITLFDPEQHPCKFAAEVKNLQSENFIEAKESKRWDRFSQFGVIAAKQAFNDSGLEITEANASRIGVIIGSGVGGLLTMESQAQTLSHKGPKRVSPFTVPMMIPNMATGLAAIALGAKGPSSAVSTACAAGSNAIGDSFRLLQLGKADAMVCGGAEASITPLGVAGFASAKALSFRNESPLTASRPFDAERDGFVIGEGSGILVLETLENAQKRNARIYAEIIGYGTTCDAHHITAPSPGGVGGAKAINLAIEDASLSLEKVDYINAHGTSTSANDKNETSAIKSIFKDRSYLIPVSSTKSMTGHLLGGSGGIEAVACILSLTHNFIPPTINYVNPDPECDLDYVPNNAREAQVGVALSNSFGFGGHNVCLAFSKMN; translated from the coding sequence ATGCCAAATTTCCATCGAGTAGTTATTACTGGTATCGGAGCAGTAACTCCAATTGGTAATAACATTGATGAATATTTAGTCGGTCTTCAAACAGGAACTAATGGTGTTTCAGGTATTACTCTCTTTGATCCTGAACAACATCCTTGCAAATTTGCTGCAGAAGTAAAAAATCTTCAATCTGAAAACTTTATTGAAGCTAAAGAATCCAAAAGATGGGATCGTTTTTCCCAGTTTGGAGTTATTGCTGCAAAGCAAGCCTTTAATGATTCTGGACTTGAAATTACCGAAGCTAATGCATCAAGAATTGGAGTGATTATTGGTTCTGGTGTTGGAGGCTTACTGACTATGGAAAGTCAAGCTCAAACATTGAGTCATAAAGGTCCCAAAAGAGTAAGTCCATTTACAGTCCCAATGATGATTCCAAACATGGCAACTGGATTGGCTGCCATAGCTTTGGGTGCAAAAGGACCAAGTTCCGCAGTTTCAACCGCTTGCGCTGCTGGTTCAAATGCAATTGGTGATTCTTTTAGATTACTCCAACTTGGAAAGGCAGATGCAATGGTCTGTGGAGGAGCAGAAGCAAGTATTACGCCACTTGGAGTAGCTGGTTTTGCTAGCGCCAAAGCTCTTTCTTTCAGAAATGAAAGCCCTCTAACTGCAAGCAGACCTTTCGATGCGGAAAGAGATGGATTTGTTATTGGAGAGGGATCTGGAATTCTTGTTTTAGAAACTTTAGAAAATGCACAAAAAAGAAATGCGAGAATTTATGCAGAAATAATTGGATATGGAACAACATGTGATGCGCATCATATTACTGCTCCATCTCCTGGCGGGGTTGGAGGGGCCAAAGCTATCAATTTAGCAATTGAAGACGCTTCTCTTAGCCTCGAAAAAGTTGATTACATAAATGCTCATGGAACAAGTACATCAGCTAATGATAAAAATGAAACTTCTGCAATTAAATCTATTTTTAAAGACAGATCTTACCTCATTCCTGTAAGCTCTACTAAGTCGATGACTGGTCATCTCCTGGGAGGCTCAGGAGGTATAGAAGCTGTAGCTTGTATACTTTCTTTGACACATAATTTTATCCCTCCTACAATTAACTACGTCAATCCAGATCCTGAATGTGATCTTGATTATGTACCAAATAATGCAAGAGAAGCTCAAGTAGGAGTTGCTCTTTCTAATTCTTTCGGCTTTGGTGGTCACAATGTTTGCCTTGCTTTCAGCAAAATGAATTAA
- the tkt gene encoding transketolase, translated as MVAASISLESLCVNSIRMLAVDAVNKSNSGHPGLPMGCAPMGYALWQNILNHNPNNPKWFNRDRFVLSAGHGCMLLYSLLHLTGYKSVSIEDIKEFRQWGSKTPGHPETFETEGVEVTAGPLGAGISNAVGLAIAETHLAAKFNKPDCNIVDHYTYVIMGDGCNQEGIASEACSLAGHLKLGKLIALYDDNQITIDGRTDVSFTEDVLKRYEAYGWHIQHVEDGNHDVKGITEAIEKAKLITDKPSIIKISTTIGYGSPNKSDTAGIHGAAVGEEEAALTREFLNWEYPPFEIPNEVYAHFRKSINKGESLEKEWNSKFEEYQKKYPSEGAELKRMLNGQLPENWDSDLPSYTPDDKGLATRKHSQICLGSLGPNLPELIGGSADLTHSNYTDIKGETGSFQPHSPEKRYLHFGVREHAMAAVLNGIAYHNSGLIPYGGTFLVFADYMRGSMRLSALSELGVIYVLTHDSIGVGEDGPTHQPIETIPSLRAMPNMLVFRPGDGNETSGAYKLAIQNRKRPSALCLSRQGMPNQENTSIDKVALGGYIVSDCEGTPDLIFIGTGSELNLCIEASKEISSLGKKIRVVSMPCVELFEEQEESYKESVLPSSVKKRVVVEAAHSFGWHKYTGFDGICITMDRFGASAPGGECMKNFGFTVENVVNKTKEIL; from the coding sequence ATGGTCGCTGCATCTATTTCATTAGAATCACTTTGTGTAAATAGTATAAGAATGCTTGCTGTAGATGCAGTAAATAAATCTAATAGTGGACATCCTGGATTGCCAATGGGGTGTGCTCCTATGGGTTATGCATTATGGCAAAACATACTTAATCACAATCCCAATAACCCAAAATGGTTCAATAGAGACCGTTTCGTATTATCAGCTGGTCATGGCTGCATGCTGTTATATTCTTTGCTTCATTTAACAGGATACAAATCAGTATCTATAGAAGATATTAAAGAATTTAGACAATGGGGATCAAAAACTCCTGGACATCCAGAAACATTTGAAACTGAAGGTGTTGAAGTTACAGCTGGGCCTCTCGGAGCAGGAATTTCGAATGCAGTTGGTCTAGCAATAGCTGAAACTCACTTAGCAGCCAAATTTAATAAGCCTGATTGCAATATCGTTGATCACTATACTTACGTAATAATGGGTGACGGCTGTAATCAAGAAGGTATCGCATCAGAGGCCTGCTCGTTAGCTGGTCATCTTAAGCTTGGAAAATTAATTGCACTCTATGACGATAATCAAATTACAATTGATGGGCGAACCGACGTTTCTTTCACCGAAGATGTTTTAAAAAGATACGAAGCTTATGGATGGCATATACAACATGTTGAAGATGGGAATCATGATGTTAAAGGAATAACTGAAGCTATCGAAAAAGCAAAATTAATTACAGACAAACCTTCAATTATAAAAATTTCAACAACCATCGGTTATGGTTCACCCAACAAATCAGATACTGCTGGAATTCATGGAGCAGCTGTTGGAGAAGAAGAAGCCGCATTAACTAGAGAGTTTCTAAATTGGGAATATCCTCCATTTGAAATACCAAATGAAGTATATGCGCACTTTAGAAAATCAATAAATAAAGGCGAAAGCTTAGAGAAAGAATGGAATTCTAAATTTGAAGAATATCAAAAAAAATACCCATCTGAAGGAGCCGAATTAAAGAGAATGTTAAATGGCCAATTACCAGAAAATTGGGACTCAGATCTCCCCTCTTATACACCCGACGATAAAGGGTTAGCCACAAGAAAGCATTCACAAATATGCTTAGGTTCTTTAGGGCCTAACCTACCTGAATTAATTGGTGGATCTGCAGATTTAACTCACTCTAACTACACAGATATCAAAGGAGAAACTGGATCATTCCAGCCTCATAGTCCTGAAAAAAGATATCTACATTTTGGTGTACGAGAGCATGCTATGGCAGCTGTTCTTAATGGTATTGCTTATCACAATAGTGGTCTTATTCCTTATGGTGGAACCTTCCTTGTTTTCGCCGATTATATGAGAGGTTCAATGAGGCTTTCAGCACTCAGCGAATTAGGCGTAATCTATGTATTAACCCATGATTCAATTGGTGTAGGAGAAGACGGTCCAACACATCAACCTATTGAAACTATCCCTTCTCTTCGAGCCATGCCTAATATGCTAGTTTTCAGACCAGGAGATGGAAATGAGACAAGTGGAGCTTATAAACTTGCTATTCAAAATCGAAAAAGACCTTCAGCCCTTTGTTTAAGTAGACAAGGTATGCCAAATCAAGAAAATACTTCGATAGACAAAGTAGCTTTAGGAGGATATATAGTTTCCGATTGCGAAGGAACACCAGATCTAATATTTATTGGTACTGGAAGCGAACTAAATCTTTGCATTGAAGCAAGTAAGGAAATTTCAAGCTTAGGTAAAAAAATTAGAGTTGTTTCTATGCCTTGTGTGGAACTTTTCGAAGAGCAAGAAGAATCTTACAAAGAAAGTGTTTTACCTAGTAGTGTGAAAAAGAGAGTCGTAGTAGAAGCTGCCCATTCATTTGGTTGGCATAAATATACAGGTTTTGATGGGATTTGTATTACTATGGATAGGTTTGGTGCATCAGCACCAGGGGGAGAATGTATGAAAAATTTTGGATTTACAGTTGAAAACGTAGTTAATAAAACTAAGGAAATTTTATAA
- the thiC gene encoding phosphomethylpyrimidine synthase ThiC has protein sequence MRSSWIKPRLGKDNVTQMNFARNGYITEEMDFVAKKENLPSSLIMEEVARGRLIIPANINHLNLEPMSIGIASRCKVNANIGASPNASDINEEVEKLKLAVKYGADTVMDLSTGGVNLDEVRQAIIHESPVPIGTVPVYQALESVHGSIDRLTEDDFLHIIEKHCQQGVDYQTIHAGLLIEHLPKVKGRITGIVSRGGGILAQWMLHHFKQNPLYTRFDDICEIFKKYDCTFSLGDSLRPGCLHDASDDAQLAELKTLGELTRRAWEHNVQVMVEGPGHVPMDQIEFNVRKQMEECSEAPFYVLGPLVTDISPGYDHISSAIGAAMAGWYGTSMLCYVTPKEHLGLPNAEDVREGLIAYKIAAHAADIARHRAGARDRDDELSHARYNFDWNKQFALSLDPERAKQYHDETLPEEIFKKAEFCSMCGPKHCPMNSKISDESLDQLKDKLEECNTSV, from the coding sequence ATGAGAAGTTCTTGGATTAAGCCTCGTCTTGGGAAAGACAATGTAACTCAGATGAACTTTGCAAGGAACGGCTATATCACTGAAGAAATGGATTTTGTTGCTAAAAAAGAGAATCTTCCTTCTTCTTTAATAATGGAAGAAGTGGCAAGAGGAAGATTAATTATTCCAGCTAATATTAATCATTTGAATCTTGAGCCAATGTCTATAGGTATTGCTTCTAGATGCAAAGTTAATGCGAATATTGGTGCTTCCCCTAATGCAAGTGATATCAATGAAGAAGTAGAAAAACTCAAACTAGCAGTTAAATATGGAGCAGACACTGTTATGGATCTTTCTACAGGAGGAGTAAATTTAGATGAAGTGCGGCAAGCAATTATTCACGAGTCTCCTGTTCCCATTGGAACAGTTCCTGTTTATCAAGCTTTAGAAAGTGTACATGGTTCAATAGATAGACTAACTGAAGACGATTTTCTTCATATTATTGAAAAACATTGTCAGCAAGGCGTAGACTATCAAACTATTCATGCTGGGCTATTAATAGAGCATTTGCCGAAAGTCAAGGGAAGAATTACTGGAATTGTTAGTAGGGGAGGGGGTATTCTAGCCCAATGGATGTTACATCATTTTAAGCAAAATCCTCTTTACACAAGGTTTGATGATATTTGTGAGATTTTTAAAAAATATGATTGTACTTTTTCTCTTGGAGATTCACTAAGGCCAGGATGCTTGCATGATGCCTCTGATGATGCTCAGTTAGCTGAATTGAAAACCTTAGGCGAACTTACTCGAAGAGCATGGGAACATAATGTTCAAGTAATGGTTGAGGGTCCTGGTCATGTACCCATGGATCAAATTGAGTTTAATGTGAGAAAGCAAATGGAAGAATGTTCAGAAGCCCCCTTTTATGTATTAGGTCCATTAGTTACAGATATATCACCTGGTTATGACCATATATCAAGTGCTATTGGAGCTGCGATGGCAGGTTGGTATGGAACTTCTATGTTATGTTATGTAACCCCAAAAGAACATCTAGGTCTACCAAATGCCGAAGATGTAAGAGAAGGATTAATTGCCTATAAGATAGCTGCTCATGCTGCTGATATAGCAAGACATAGAGCTGGCGCTCGTGATAGAGATGATGAACTTAGTCATGCAAGGTATAACTTTGATTGGAATAAACAATTCGCACTTTCATTAGATCCAGAAAGGGCAAAGCAGTACCATGATGAGACACTACCTGAAGAAATCTTTAAAAAGGCCGAGTTTTGTTCAATGTGTGGTCCTAAACATTGTCCAATGAATTCAAAGATTTCTGATGAATCTCTTGATCAGTTAAAAGATAAACTTGAAGAATGTAATACTTCAGTGTAG
- a CDS encoding DUF3188 domain-containing protein, producing the protein MKINTRFILSFVAPFMILISFIGLILRENNKKIFYLPIGLMGISILLEKDLGRRLARKNILKKIKSYQKFK; encoded by the coding sequence ATGAAAATAAATACAAGATTTATTTTGTCTTTTGTGGCTCCCTTTATGATTCTTATATCTTTTATTGGTCTAATTTTAAGGGAGAATAATAAGAAGATTTTTTATTTACCTATTGGCTTAATGGGGATTTCAATTCTCTTGGAGAAAGATTTAGGAAGAAGATTGGCTAGAAAAAATATTTTAAAAAAGATAAAGTCTTATCAAAAATTTAAATAA
- a CDS encoding amidohydrolase — translation MSRDQLFKIIDSFNDELINLRRHIHAHPELSGFENQTAILISGYLKNIGWNVRESIGKTGVIADFGPLDKGIIGLRVDMDALPIFEETKLSYSSKVDGVMHACGHDMHISIGLGVAKVVKDLKLNYGTRIIFQPAEEIASGAKWMIKDGATNGLSHILGVHVYPDLSVGTIGIKEGSLTAAAGELKVEIKGKSGHGARPHEGIDAIWVASKVISGIQELITRKLDPLDPVVITFGKINGGNAFNVLAEKVNLIGTVRCTNLKLFKNIGNWLDENISSLANSCGADVKVIFREITPPVNNNYEINKVLRDSGIKVLGQENVIELQKPSLGAEDFAEFLNEVPGAMFRLGVSSSNGCAPLHSSKFDPDERAIAVGIKVITESIVKLNNEILNKVDK, via the coding sequence ATGAGTAGAGATCAGCTTTTTAAAATAATTGACTCGTTTAATGATGAATTAATCAATTTAAGAAGACATATTCATGCGCATCCAGAATTAAGTGGATTTGAAAACCAAACAGCTATTTTGATAAGTGGTTATTTAAAGAATATTGGTTGGAATGTTAGAGAATCTATTGGCAAGACTGGAGTAATAGCTGATTTTGGTCCCTTGGACAAAGGAATTATTGGATTAAGGGTGGATATGGATGCTTTACCAATATTCGAGGAAACCAAATTAAGTTATTCTTCAAAAGTTGATGGAGTGATGCATGCATGTGGTCACGATATGCATATATCGATTGGATTGGGTGTAGCAAAAGTTGTTAAGGATTTAAAACTAAATTATGGAACTAGGATAATTTTTCAGCCTGCTGAAGAAATTGCTAGTGGAGCTAAATGGATGATTAAGGATGGCGCAACTAATGGTTTATCTCATATTTTAGGAGTTCATGTATACCCCGATTTATCTGTAGGGACTATTGGGATTAAAGAAGGAAGTTTAACTGCGGCTGCTGGAGAACTCAAGGTAGAGATTAAAGGGAAATCAGGACATGGTGCTCGACCTCATGAAGGGATTGATGCTATTTGGGTCGCCTCCAAAGTTATCTCTGGAATTCAAGAATTAATAACACGGAAATTAGATCCTTTAGATCCTGTAGTGATAACTTTTGGTAAAATAAACGGTGGCAATGCATTCAATGTTCTTGCAGAAAAGGTTAATTTAATTGGTACTGTTAGATGCACTAATCTTAAATTATTTAAGAATATTGGTAATTGGCTCGATGAAAATATTTCATCTTTAGCTAATAGTTGCGGAGCTGATGTAAAAGTAATATTTAGGGAAATTACTCCACCAGTAAATAATAATTATGAAATTAATAAAGTCCTCAGAGATTCAGGGATTAAGGTTCTGGGTCAAGAAAATGTTATTGAATTACAAAAACCATCATTAGGTGCTGAAGATTTTGCTGAGTTCTTGAATGAAGTCCCTGGGGCTATGTTTAGGCTTGGTGTTTCTAGTTCAAATGGATGTGCTCCATTACATAGTTCTAAATTTGATCCAGATGAAAGAGCTATTGCTGTTGGAATTAAAGTAATAACAGAATCCATAGTAAAATTAAATAATGAAATACTAAATAAAGTTGATAAATGA
- a CDS encoding tetratricopeptide repeat protein: MITFKKVKVCFLLIFFFVNIFYIAPCYSLSLREDLFQNALDLSSKGEFNLALQEWNLYLDSYPDDAAGFSNRGNVRLITGDIEGSIDDQNKAINLNPSEIDPYINRGIAEEALGLWSQAKKDYTYVISQDSKNSSALYNLANVEGSTSHWAKARDLFSKAALYNPGFAMARSSMALADLQLGHIDESEKELKNLIRRYPTFADARAALTALNWSRGEAGNAESNWIAVTELDPRYSDEEWLKKIRRWPPQPIIDLMHFIDLK; the protein is encoded by the coding sequence ATGATAACTTTTAAAAAAGTTAAGGTTTGTTTTTTATTAATTTTTTTCTTTGTCAATATTTTTTATATTGCACCATGTTATTCATTATCTTTGAGAGAGGATTTGTTTCAAAATGCATTAGATTTAAGTTCAAAAGGTGAATTTAATCTCGCCTTACAAGAATGGAATCTTTATCTCGATTCTTATCCTGACGATGCTGCAGGTTTTAGTAATAGAGGTAATGTAAGGCTTATCACTGGAGATATCGAGGGATCGATAGATGATCAAAATAAGGCGATAAATTTGAATCCTAGCGAGATAGATCCTTACATTAATAGAGGTATTGCCGAGGAAGCATTAGGTCTATGGTCGCAAGCGAAAAAAGATTATACATATGTTATTTCCCAAGATAGTAAAAATTCCTCTGCGCTATATAATTTGGCCAATGTTGAAGGGTCTACATCACATTGGGCAAAAGCAAGAGATTTATTTTCAAAAGCTGCTTTATATAATCCTGGATTTGCTATGGCAAGGTCAAGTATGGCGTTAGCAGATTTGCAGTTGGGACATATTGATGAGTCTGAAAAAGAATTAAAAAATTTAATTAGGCGTTATCCAACTTTTGCAGATGCTAGGGCAGCTTTAACAGCTTTGAATTGGTCTAGGGGTGAAGCTGGTAACGCGGAGAGTAACTGGATAGCAGTAACTGAATTAGATCCTAGATATAGTGATGAGGAATGGTTAAAAAAAATAAGAAGATGGCCTCCACAACCAATTATTGATTTAATGCACTTCATTGATTTAAAGTAA